The DNA window AATTATTCACCAGCAGCAGCATGCAAAGCATTCTAAATTGAAGTTTGATTTCGTTGTGCTTTGATATGATCTATTCTAAAGGATTAGCACATCGCATTGTTATGTTTGACATGTAGTGCGAATTCAACAGTAAATCACTTTACATCAACGTGAgaatttttttaccgtgtagacTTGGGATGCAgtaaacaagaataaaaatttgtacaaataaaTGAATTTGAAATCCGAAATTTaacaatcaaaacaaatatccaaagaaagaaaaaaaagcacGAACCAATTTATTAACGATTGTGATCACTCGGGCTACCAGAGGTATAGTAAACGGTTGCCAGCCATCCCTCTAAGAACAGTTGGTTTCATATCGTCCAATGAATGACGAtcgttggaccaacgttggaCGACGTCTAACAAACCAtttaacaaacgtccatcgttggacgaATTTTATACAATTTTTGGGCTTCTCAGTGGGTATCTATTAAGTCCCGCTCAACGATGACTGCCTCCTGGCTGCCAGCGAGCGAGAAATGGCTGGCAGACATTCTGGTGTATGGCTGCCAGACCAAGATTGTACCAagataccccccccccccgggttTGAGGGAGAAATGGCTGACAGCCATCTCCCAGTTAAGCTGAGCCGGAaacgaactggaattctggcggGTTCCAGTTCGTATCCGACTCAAgtggcacaaccgattctagttagaatcggttgtatcactggagccggaatgctaactggaaccagccggaattccagttcatttccagctgaactttactgggctgCTATACTCTGGCAGCCAGAGTGAACACAACCGCCAGTGAACCGgttcttcttttcttcttcCCAGTCACCGTGgaaagcagaaagttagcaaaagttgagcaaagcgaaattgattctgGCAGTATTTTGCGcaatttgtgcgagaattctggcaaagaattcgcacaaatgcaacaaccgtttctgacagaagcggttaaactaacCGATGCTACTCAGTTTTAGCCAAAAACCAACGAGGAATGTATGGCCAGGATTtctgtacgcttcctgccacatatttgtcagatgttttgctcgattctaCCAgctaggaattgccaggatctttgcacggtttatttccgagttatgtcagggttttgctcggttcctgtcaaaatttgccagaaaacgcgagcgaaaccgagttcgccctagttcaactaacccgacaggatgcgcacagaaatctgacagggctgccaaacaaAGACTGACTAAAATTTAGCAgaacggtctctgccagaaaatttggtgactggGTTAGTTTCAGTTTATTGTTTTGTTCGGGAAGCAAAACTtaacagcgcaaattcgttagttgggtcacgaCTGCGCCTAAACTAGCGAATCGTATGCGTTAATTTGGGCAACTGACAGCTGGCAAAAATTAACCGAGGGAAACGCTGATTGTTTGTttgatttcaataaaaaaaaacaaacggaAATAGCTTACGGCACACGAAAGTTGACTGTTTCCTTCAAGTTAAAAGCTGATTTTTGTTACAAAGTatgtcattagtgttctttttgccataattttttttttatgaattccTTCACAGAAAACAGGAAATGGATTGCCGTTGGAAAAAGCCGATAAAGTGCAAGCATGGTATGAACATAAGTCACACGAATTCAGAATTTATTGCACCCTGGTTATCATTGGAGTTATTAATCTAACGCCAAAACCATGCTTAAAGATTGGATACCAAATTCGGTTAGCTTGGCTTATTCCATTATGTTTACAATTTTTCCTCCATGTACTGTAATTTAAACAAATATACCATAAATATACATGTTTTAGATAGTACAGGCACCACCATTCTATAAGTGTTCAAaatagaaataacgaaaatttcCGGTAACGTTGTTACATTCATCGAAGTGCGttgacgatgaacgatgaaattaacGCCAAAATCAACGCGATTGAATTCAACGGAAAATTATCGATTCAACGATATCGCGTTGAAACGATAACGTTGAATTCagcgtattaacaaccctggttgccactagctaaaaaatcattatataatgtgattgaatacatcagagatgaccttcaaaagttaacaaactaacctctctgcgacacaaactaattgatgcTGAATGGAACATCTAACACTCTCAACCtgggccgtgaagtcgttgctgggggtccgcgaagaaacatatattttccgagtgcagattgaaatttcaagtcttgtgtCCTAACAAACTGGAATTAACATGTTacaatcgatgtttatccgtgggggtccgcaggtACCGaaggtgatttctaaggggtccgtggtacaaaaaggttgagaaccgctgatctaacacatttatttcactaaaaaCAATCCGGAATACGAATTCAAAAAATTAAGTTCCAATGAATTTCAAAGTATGCTTATTTTCTAGATCGCCACAGAAATCAACCAATAAGCCCCTCGAAATCGATGATtttcaaacgtcaatcagttactatcagttttgacataagagtgccttttagttggggcatgccccaactagcgaacacccacCTAACGAACAGCCCAACTAGCGAACCTGGGGGCAGATCAATCTGAGAATgtaaaacaaatttgcatcaacttaaaaaaaatgcattttatttccatttttgcatcaactttgctttcccTCACAGAAAATtttgttcaacaaacgtcctacgctgatccactttgttcgacgttttgctgAATGTAGGGCAAGTTTTTTGTAGGTTTTTGACGTCAtatacgcaacgcaaaatacattacacgcaacacaaaatatattatgaatttctattttaatggaaagaaatgcatttaatttcgctgatttttaaaaatgcatcacaagtgatctgcccctagtagcGAACCCACAACTAACGCATTTGCGCTGCATAGATAAAAATAGGATGCTGACCTATGTATAAATAAACTACTTTTAAAATAAAACGTAAAAATATTCCAATCGGCAATTACACAATGGCGGATAAAAAAGCTATGACCGCGAGCTCGTTCGGAGCGGGCGAATTTCACTTGTCATTTCGGAACATGGGATCCAAGTGGAAACGTCATTGAATCGGGCAGGCTTTTTGTTGAAGCAGCCTTTTCCGGATAGTGGGAACATTCAAATCACTGAGTTAAGCTACACTAGCCACTTTTCTTGCTGACCAGACAGAACTTTTTCATTTATCAGAACATGTTATCTCATAATGCTTCATATATGCTGTACAAAACAACTAGTGAATCACCCAAGATTTACATTTCAAAGACTCCATATTAACACTAAAGTTTGATTTAGTATGTCCAATTTCAATttagcaaaataattgatttgtgGATTTGCCATTAACtaaagttttcaataatatttaacattaaaatcaTGCAAAGACTAAAATTAAACCTTTGTTCCGAAGCAAGTATTTTGCCACATAAAAGGAGAGAATTTTGGTTGAATAATCTCGGTTTGTTATCCAAAACATATATACATATTTGATACtaatagaaaaagaaaacatttgtCGTTCCAATAAATGGTATTTCCAAGGTATATTAACTGTTTAAATGTCAATATTTGACTATTTTACGCAAATCAGTTTCGAAAAGTCGTGAATAGTGCATAATAAATTGGAATTTTCCTCACATATATTTCGATGTGAATTCCCTTGTGTTAATATTTTGAAAGCACAAATATTGGATCAAAAAGAAATTGAGTTCTTGGAGAATTTGAACTATTCACGATTCCAATAATACTAGTTTAAAAGAATAGTCTAAAAAAATTGTCTACACCAGCCGAAGAGAAATTTTCAACCGCCATTCCGAAACGTTCCCTAACACGGTCGACATATCCGAGCACCAACAAGCCAACAGTTTTCACTTCATTCGTATATTTCCCCCACACTTCGTATACTTTCTAAGAGAAATAAAGTGATTTAAAATGGCTGAAACCGCTACCGAAGTTGCTGCTGCCGCCCCTGCTACCGCTTCTCCGGCCAAGGCTCCGAAGAAGGCGAAGGCTGCCAAAAGTGGCCCTGCTAAACCGAAAAAGCCCTCGACCCATCCACCAGTGAATGATATGGTTCTGGCTGCCATCAAGACCCTGAAGGAACGCAACGGTTCTTCGCTGCAGGCCATCAAGAAATACATCGCCGCCAACTATAAGTGTGACGTCGCCAAGTTGGCTCCATTTATCAAAAAGGCCTTGAAATCGGGCGTTGAGAAGGGAAAGCTTGCTCAGACTAAGGGTACTGGCGCTTCCGGATCGTTCAAGGTTAAGGCCGACGCTAAGAAACCGGCTGGTGAGAAAAAGCCGAAGAAGGCTGCTGCCGCCAAGAAGCCCAAGAAGGCTGCTGGAGAGAAAAAGGCGGCTGCCAAGAAACCAGCTGGCGAGAAGAAGGCTAAGAAGCCGAAAGCTGCTGCCGCTAAGAAATCTGTGGCGAAGAAAGCCAAGGCAGCCCCTGCAAAGGCCGCCAAGAAGGCAGCTGCTCCCAAACAGAAAGCCACCAAGCCAACGAAAGCCGTTGCAAACAAACCGAAAACCCcgaagccaaagaaggccgcacCAGCCAAGAAAGCTGCTCCAAAAAAAGCCGCCGCCAAGAAGTAAATTCAGTTGATACCGAATATTGCTTTTATTGGCTCAACATAATCTCAAAAAagagtccttttcaggactaccAAATACCTCTCCAAAGAATTTGATAGATATTTTTCCATCGAATAACGAATGCTTCAACAATGCTTCCTTCCTAATTTACATTTTCATATTATCGCTGTTAACctcatttttaatatttctttgcaaaagatttttctattccgtactttgtttgttaaatgtatttattaaaatgtttcactTCCCCCATTTAGCAAAAATGATAATAACTCAATGCTTAACACTTTATTCTTCACATTGATTATGTAATCTTATGCATGAAACTCGTAATCTAAATAGTTCCTTCCGTCACCAGAACAAAGACCCAAGTTGACGTATATATCCCATTCATTGCTAGTTGACAGAAGTAGTTTGTGACGTAAGTCACGTCCATAGTCGATTAGTAGGTAAAGGTTGGATTTTGATTGTAATATTCAAAACTTACTAGATATTTTGCAACAATgttaaaatatgaattttacgTATTCTAATGGAACCTACGTCTTCAAAGGTAACGCCTTGAACCGGTTACATCGAAACATAACAAAATACGCCCCTGCAAGCACAAATTTGAGTTTAATTGCTCGCTTGATAAACCAACATATTGCCATGCAATACTGGCTTGATAGCTAGTAAACACAAGTTTAGATGTTGTCTTCTACAATCAGAACTCCTGCACTACCGTGtgttcaaaaagttatgtagatcAGCCGTTCTGACGTACGAATAAGTTAAGTGTGATTTTTGAATTTAGTGTCTAGAATACGAACCAGTCGATCTGTTTGGCTACTGATAAGAAGGCGCTTctgattgacgctagctccagaaATGGCGACACTAATTATTTTCCTAAGCAAACCCCTAGTGAAGCATGATGCCCCACAAGAAAAAGAAGTTCATTTTTAAGCTGAGAACTAGTGAAATTGTAATAATTGGTCGTACTTAGTAAGTTAATGCAAGATGCGTACTTAGTAAGttaatgcaagataataaagatactatgctatatttctgtttttcttcattaaggagaaaattgtgttaaaccacatttgcgcgttATGTGCtgttactaagttagtgtcgtattctgatgagacaaagtcgaaacgcaaattccata is part of the Topomyia yanbarensis strain Yona2022 chromosome 1, ASM3024719v1, whole genome shotgun sequence genome and encodes:
- the LOC131676404 gene encoding histone H1B-like encodes the protein MAETATEVAAAAPATASPAKAPKKAKAAKSGPAKPKKPSTHPPVNDMVLAAIKTLKERNGSSLQAIKKYIAANYKCDVAKLAPFIKKALKSGVEKGKLAQTKGTGASGSFKVKADAKKPAGEKKPKKAAAAKKPKKAAGEKKAAAKKPAGEKKAKKPKAAAAKKSVAKKAKAAPAKAAKKAAAPKQKATKPTKAVANKPKTPKPKKAAPAKKAAPKKAAAKK